From Proteiniborus sp. MB09-C3, the proteins below share one genomic window:
- a CDS encoding CBS domain-containing protein, with protein MVLKIKDIMTKDVKTVSESCTIQEVAEHMRKLNVGSIPVCNESNKLVGMITDRDMVIRGLTSGGDSNMPVSQVMSTNPVTIGPDTGVHEAARVMAKNQIRRLPVVENSEVIGIVSIGDLAIRDIYVNEAGDALSSISEQNGTLM; from the coding sequence ATGGTTTTGAAGATTAAAGATATTATGACAAAGGATGTCAAAACAGTTAGTGAAAGCTGCACTATTCAAGAAGTAGCAGAGCATATGAGAAAATTGAACGTAGGCTCAATTCCAGTGTGTAACGAGTCAAATAAGCTTGTAGGAATGATTACGGACAGAGACATGGTTATTAGAGGACTTACTTCTGGAGGAGACTCCAATATGCCAGTAAGCCAAGTAATGTCTACAAATCCAGTTACAATAGGTCCAGATACTGGAGTTCATGAAGCAGCTAGGGTTATGGCTAAAAATCAAATTAGAAGGCTTCCAGTAGTTGAGAATAGTGAAGTAATAGGAATCGTCTCCATAGGAGACCTTGCAATAAGAGATATTTATGTAAATGAGGCTGGAGATGCATTGTCTAGCATCTCAGAACAAAACGGCACGCTGATGTAA
- the trmB gene encoding tRNA (guanosine(46)-N7)-methyltransferase TrmB codes for MRRRKKSGAKDELLKLDNMLILNPEEHKGNWKDVAGNKKIHVELGTGRGQFINSLAEKHRDTFFIGIEIKEEILLEAVRKSIDKDLDNIKYLWHDINDIDSIFDEGEIERFYINFCDPWPKKRHSSRRLIHRNFLVKYKKILNSNGEIHFKTDGEELFEFSLNEMLEMGYTVKDVSLNLYREENVDTIKTEYEEKFIAQGKNIYRLSAQNNK; via the coding sequence ATGAGAAGAAGAAAAAAGTCAGGTGCTAAAGATGAATTGTTAAAATTGGATAATATGCTAATACTAAACCCAGAAGAACATAAAGGAAATTGGAAGGATGTTGCTGGGAATAAAAAAATACATGTTGAGCTTGGAACTGGTAGAGGGCAATTTATTAACAGTCTTGCAGAAAAACACAGAGATACATTTTTTATAGGAATAGAAATAAAAGAAGAAATTCTTTTAGAGGCAGTGAGAAAATCAATAGATAAAGATTTAGACAATATAAAATATTTATGGCATGATATTAATGATATTGATTCTATTTTTGATGAAGGTGAAATAGAGAGGTTTTATATAAACTTTTGCGATCCTTGGCCTAAAAAGAGGCATAGCAGCAGAAGACTTATTCATAGAAACTTTTTAGTCAAATACAAGAAGATACTAAATTCAAATGGTGAAATACATTTTAAAACTGATGGAGAAGAACTCTTTGAGTTTTCCTTAAATGAAATGCTTGAGATGGGGTATACTGTGAAAGATGTGTCATTGAATCTTTATAGAGAAGAAAATGTTGATACAATAAAGACTGAATACGAAGAAAAATTTATCGCTCAGGGGAAAAACATATATAGATTATCGGCGCAAAATAATAAATAG
- a CDS encoding ABC transporter ATP-binding protein, which yields MQTFKIYLKANRTKVITLLLFTLLISYLNFVIYDKLDSFFKEITGGTLSFDFNIVAILIFLYFLLLGINILSNLIEVKLLQKGISNLLNFFMKKVFYGEDVYTLNQNSNLLLSKATMSCNSISKYYTSIIKIVSSVIILIAYGSIIAQIDSTVLILCILLTPLIILCTIGIKQKITHYQTRFFDHSKNRTSRVLDAFGNIKNIKVKNEYDLFKRKILNEQLSLKKNTTIYTSFYSYFDSIVNFIISLAPLLVIYTYIFFLKNNTLSSAEILILFIFIPMFLYSFSNLYSIFRDYFECKPYLLTYKEIYDLDTELTGNRIIKEFEVLQTENLTVQLDNARELKIPDMIVKKGEKVLIVGKSGIGKSSFFNILLGFIKSYEGTISVNAVNLKEYDIKSIRNVFGISFQNNGLFSLSLEDNITLGSKVEFESILNLCRLDKLKNDSNSVINKNQLSGGEKSRISLAQNLIRNPDVVLIDESFSSLDECNVDLIMRAIQKKYKESTIICISHNLSLEKYFDRTISFEEGSVSIEKC from the coding sequence GTGCAAACATTTAAAATATACTTAAAAGCTAACAGAACAAAAGTGATTACTCTTCTGCTATTTACACTACTAATCAGTTACCTTAACTTTGTAATATACGATAAATTGGATTCGTTCTTTAAGGAAATCACTGGTGGTACATTGAGCTTCGACTTTAATATTGTCGCTATCTTAATATTCTTATACTTTCTGTTGCTCGGCATCAATATTTTATCGAATTTAATTGAGGTCAAATTACTTCAAAAGGGCATCAGTAATTTATTGAATTTCTTTATGAAAAAGGTATTCTACGGTGAAGATGTATATACATTAAATCAAAATTCAAATCTACTTCTGAGTAAAGCTACCATGAGCTGTAATTCAATTTCAAAATACTACACTTCAATAATTAAAATAGTTTCTTCAGTAATCATTCTAATTGCATATGGAAGTATTATAGCCCAGATAGATTCAACTGTATTGATTCTATGCATATTATTAACACCTTTGATTATTCTTTGTACTATAGGGATTAAGCAAAAGATCACACATTATCAGACAAGATTTTTTGACCACTCAAAAAATAGGACAAGTAGAGTTTTAGATGCTTTTGGCAATATTAAAAACATAAAGGTAAAAAATGAGTATGACTTGTTTAAACGTAAAATTCTCAATGAGCAACTATCACTAAAAAAGAATACAACTATATATACATCTTTTTACTCCTACTTTGATAGCATAGTTAATTTCATAATTAGTCTGGCACCGTTACTAGTCATATATACATATATATTTTTCCTTAAAAACAATACCTTAAGTAGTGCTGAAATTTTAATATTATTTATTTTTATACCTATGTTCTTGTATAGTTTCTCTAATCTATATAGTATTTTTAGAGATTACTTTGAATGCAAACCCTACCTGCTTACTTATAAGGAAATATATGATTTAGATACTGAATTAACAGGTAATCGAATAATTAAGGAATTTGAAGTCTTACAGACAGAAAACCTGACTGTTCAGCTTGATAATGCAAGGGAACTAAAAATACCTGATATGATAGTGAAAAAAGGAGAAAAAGTGCTGATAGTAGGAAAAAGCGGGATAGGTAAATCTTCATTTTTTAACATTCTATTGGGTTTCATAAAAAGCTACGAGGGGACCATTTCTGTAAATGCCGTTAATTTGAAAGAATATGATATCAAATCAATAAGAAATGTGTTCGGAATATCATTTCAAAATAATGGCTTATTTTCACTTAGTCTAGAAGATAATATTACCTTGGGCAGCAAAGTAGAATTTGAAAGTATTCTAAATTTATGCCGATTAGACAAGCTAAAAAATGACTCTAATTCTGTTATCAACAAGAACCAACTATCAGGTGGTGAGAAATCAAGGATAAGTCTGGCACAAAACCTTATAAGAAATCCTGATGTTGTCCTTATAGATGAGTCTTTTTCCAGTTTAGATGAGTGCAATGTAGATTTAATTATGCGGGCGATTCAAAAAAAATATAAGGAATCTACTATTATTTGTATAAGTCATAATTTATCCTTAGAAAAGTACTTCGACAGAACCATAAGTTTTGAAGAAGGGAGTGTGTCTATTGAAAAATGCTAG
- a CDS encoding ABC transporter ATP-binding protein has protein sequence MKNARIYLKNNIINNILLFLVTVSVGVLSVKNISLIESILDKVIAAANSSELNRNMILFLIASISLFLLNIILSVLKTVTYWKGCTNFIDNTLSKVFSADYVQLFLKKDSSKLWTDINLSTSYICMYYDAFINMIYRVIKLLIYFAVLISIDLYASTIILIVFIINMVIVNKIKKKVQYYQQQFLLSSQNLSSSIVEYIKLIRNIKSKNKEEYFVGKIDENQYKLNDNVIKNSLIQNISGNLINFISNITPILAVTVIIKLSGHSFTSVGNIVSVYLYIPIILAALQDIHSLILQMISSKPYMKSLSDLCEIEPEKSGSVSITDFKKLKIKDLMVTLDDNTSIKFEDLIVNKGDKILISGASGCGKSTFFNILCGFIKNYEGTIEINDIDFRMLNLTDLRKVIGITFQDNRVFNLPFEEAIKLSTDSPIDDVVKVCEIQDIYEHNKSGCINNDKLSGGEKSRINLAQSLIREPKVLLIDESLSALDEEMEIRILNNIINRFKEITIILISHRKASEGFFDKEISFTIQ, from the coding sequence TTGAAAAATGCTAGAATTTATTTAAAAAACAATATCATAAACAATATACTCTTATTTTTAGTAACTGTTTCTGTAGGGGTACTTTCAGTAAAAAACATTTCATTAATAGAAAGCATCTTAGACAAAGTCATAGCAGCGGCAAATAGTTCAGAATTGAATAGGAATATGATTTTATTTCTAATAGCGTCAATATCATTATTCCTACTAAACATTATATTATCAGTACTAAAAACCGTTACTTACTGGAAAGGGTGTACCAATTTTATTGATAATACACTATCTAAGGTATTTTCAGCAGATTATGTCCAATTGTTCCTTAAAAAAGATTCAAGCAAATTATGGACAGATATTAATCTTAGCACCTCATATATATGTATGTATTATGACGCATTCATTAATATGATATATCGCGTAATAAAATTACTGATATATTTTGCAGTTTTAATCTCTATAGATTTATACGCAAGCACGATAATATTGATTGTTTTCATTATAAACATGGTTATAGTAAACAAAATAAAGAAAAAAGTTCAGTACTATCAGCAGCAATTTTTGCTTAGTTCTCAAAATTTAAGTTCCTCAATTGTTGAATATATAAAATTGATTAGAAATATAAAGTCGAAAAACAAAGAAGAGTATTTCGTTGGAAAGATTGATGAAAATCAATATAAGCTTAATGATAACGTAATCAAGAATAGTCTTATACAAAATATATCCGGCAATTTAATTAACTTCATTTCTAACATTACTCCAATTCTCGCTGTTACTGTGATAATCAAGCTCTCAGGACATAGCTTCACTTCAGTAGGGAATATTGTATCAGTGTATTTATACATTCCTATAATCTTAGCGGCATTGCAGGATATTCATTCTCTGATACTCCAAATGATCTCCTCAAAGCCATATATGAAAAGTCTAAGTGATTTGTGTGAAATTGAACCAGAAAAATCAGGTTCCGTTTCGATAACAGATTTTAAGAAGCTTAAAATCAAAGATTTAATGGTCACCCTTGATGACAATACTTCAATAAAATTTGAAGATTTGATTGTCAATAAAGGGGACAAGATCTTAATTAGTGGAGCCAGCGGTTGTGGCAAGTCTACATTCTTCAATATACTTTGTGGATTCATTAAGAACTATGAAGGAACCATAGAAATAAATGATATTGATTTTCGGATGCTCAATTTAACAGATTTGAGAAAAGTCATTGGGATTACATTTCAAGATAATCGAGTTTTCAATCTACCTTTCGAAGAAGCTATTAAATTAAGTACTGATAGTCCCATTGATGATGTTGTGAAGGTATGTGAAATTCAAGATATATATGAGCATAATAAGTCAGGTTGCATTAACAATGACAAACTTTCTGGTGGTGAAAAGTCAAGAATAAATTTAGCTCAAAGTTTGATTAGGGAACCAAAAGTATTACTTATCGATGAATCCCTCTCAGCTTTGGATGAAGAAATGGAAATAAGGATCTTGAATAATATAATCAATAGGTTTAAAGAGATTACAATAATTCTTATCAGTCATAGAAAAGCATCAGAAGGTTTTTTTGATAAAGAAATCTCATTTACTATTCAGTGA
- a CDS encoding DUF1540 domain-containing protein, with protein sequence MRIEKTDKNLDGVKCVVNTCHYHSQGDYCQASKIEIQPRNASSTEETDCATFTPTMK encoded by the coding sequence ATGCGTATTGAAAAAACAGATAAAAATTTAGATGGAGTTAAATGTGTAGTTAACACTTGCCACTACCATTCACAGGGAGACTACTGCCAAGCTTCAAAAATTGAGATACAACCAAGAAACGCAAGTTCAACTGAAGAAACAGATTGCGCAACTTTCACTCCAACAATGAAATAG
- a CDS encoding TIGR01212 family radical SAM protein (This family includes YhcC from E. coli K-12, an uncharacterized radical SAM protein.), whose product MMEEKNYYRVYSDYLKEKYGTKVYKLPINLPLTCPNRDGCVGYGGCVFCGEDGAGYENLSNTISVRDQLLENKKYIRKKYKAEKFIAYFQNFSNTYMDLEAFKRYVKDAILEDIVEISISTRPDCISDSYLEFLSIIREENNINISFELGLQTVNYHTLKIINRGHSLAEFIDAALRIKPYGFDICAHVILDLPWDTMEDAIECAKILSALSIEQVKLHSLYIVENTVLERMYKDSEIILLSKDEYIDRAIAFLEYLHPNTVIQRVIGRAPEENTLFVNWNTSWWKIKDEILEKMAQMKTYQGKKFDYLNGKALKKFDK is encoded by the coding sequence ATGATGGAAGAAAAAAATTATTATAGGGTATATTCTGATTATCTAAAAGAAAAATACGGTACAAAAGTGTATAAATTGCCTATAAATCTTCCGCTTACATGTCCAAACAGAGATGGCTGTGTTGGATATGGAGGCTGTGTTTTTTGTGGCGAAGATGGAGCAGGCTATGAAAATCTCTCTAATACTATATCAGTACGAGATCAACTTTTAGAAAACAAGAAATATATTAGAAAAAAATATAAGGCAGAAAAATTCATAGCTTACTTTCAGAATTTCTCTAATACATATATGGACTTGGAGGCCTTTAAGAGGTATGTTAAGGATGCAATTTTAGAAGATATTGTAGAGATAAGCATTTCAACTAGGCCAGATTGCATATCAGATTCATATTTAGAGTTTCTTTCAATTATAAGGGAAGAGAACAATATTAATATAAGCTTTGAGCTTGGATTGCAGACTGTGAATTATCATACTTTAAAAATAATTAATAGAGGACATTCTCTAGCAGAGTTTATTGATGCTGCATTAAGAATCAAACCCTATGGCTTTGATATATGTGCTCACGTTATATTAGATTTACCATGGGATACCATGGAGGATGCTATTGAGTGTGCTAAAATACTATCTGCATTATCAATAGAACAGGTAAAGCTACATTCACTATATATAGTTGAAAATACAGTACTTGAAAGAATGTATAAAGACAGTGAGATTATTTTATTGTCTAAGGATGAATACATAGATAGAGCAATAGCATTTCTTGAGTACCTACATCCTAATACAGTGATTCAAAGAGTCATTGGAAGAGCACCAGAGGAAAACACTCTTTTTGTTAATTGGAATACAAGCTGGTGGAAAATAAAAGACGAAATCCTTGAAAAAATGGCTCAAATGAAAACATATCAGGGTAAGAAATTTGATTATCTTAATGGAAAAGCCCTTAAAAAATTCGATAAATAG
- a CDS encoding DUF6648 family protein yields MLLLKQFKRQSIFDRFFEHRDSLIIQYKNGDISKREFLEGNFEFVQRIKLKPFSKVDSFEKGIYNYQYNNVLAKYYNMLSADIKNDPNFIRQYKSCRYKANYYYNEKDKATLQLLRFLEFKNVEAYFIKVESIYLKDKLYEIVLLDYEYAIFHSKSKWLIKILREEGVFLEKKKTSLIDGYINEKY; encoded by the coding sequence GTGTTATTATTGAAACAGTTTAAAAGACAGAGTATTTTTGACAGATTTTTTGAGCATAGAGACTCTCTGATAATCCAGTACAAAAACGGAGACATATCGAAAAGAGAATTTCTAGAGGGAAATTTTGAATTTGTACAGAGAATAAAACTTAAGCCTTTTTCAAAGGTAGATAGTTTTGAAAAGGGTATATACAACTATCAATACAACAATGTACTAGCAAAATATTACAATATGCTTTCAGCTGATATTAAAAATGATCCCAATTTTATAAGGCAATATAAATCCTGTAGATATAAGGCAAATTATTATTATAATGAAAAAGATAAGGCCACATTACAATTACTGAGATTTCTAGAATTTAAAAATGTTGAAGCATATTTTATTAAAGTTGAATCAATTTATCTAAAGGATAAACTCTATGAAATTGTGCTTTTAGATTATGAATATGCAATATTCCACTCTAAAAGTAAATGGCTTATAAAAATTCTTAGAGAAGAAGGAGTATTTTTGGAGAAGAAAAAAACTTCATTGATTGACGGCTATATCAATGAAAAATATTAA
- a CDS encoding pseudouridine synthase, whose translation MQKKERLDKILSNLGYGSRKDVKGLVKSGSIEINGKVVSDSSIKIDPYSSVIKIEGKTVEYREFIYLMMNKPQGIISSTDDFRDKTVIDLISEEYKAFNPFPVGRLDKDTEGLMVLTNDGQLSHRVLSPKKHVEKVYYAEVEGVVTEEDKLLFNEGVILDDGYKTLPAKLEIMASDNFSKIYLTIEEGKFHQVKRMFLAVGKKVVYLKRMAIGGLRLDESLGLGAYRELTKEEILLIERKGLSE comes from the coding sequence ATGCAAAAAAAAGAAAGATTAGATAAAATTCTTTCTAATTTAGGGTACGGAAGCCGAAAAGATGTGAAGGGCTTAGTTAAGTCTGGCAGCATAGAAATCAATGGGAAAGTGGTTTCAGATAGCTCAATTAAGATAGACCCTTACAGCTCAGTGATAAAGATAGAAGGAAAAACTGTAGAGTATAGAGAGTTTATCTACTTGATGATGAATAAGCCTCAAGGAATAATTTCTTCTACAGATGATTTTAGAGATAAAACAGTAATTGATTTAATTTCTGAGGAGTATAAGGCATTCAATCCTTTCCCAGTTGGAAGACTGGATAAGGATACAGAAGGTCTCATGGTACTTACTAACGATGGACAATTATCTCATCGTGTTTTGTCTCCTAAAAAACATGTTGAAAAGGTATATTATGCTGAAGTAGAAGGAGTAGTGACGGAGGAAGATAAACTGTTGTTTAATGAAGGAGTAATACTTGATGATGGATATAAAACACTTCCAGCCAAACTAGAAATTATGGCTTCTGATAATTTTTCTAAAATATATCTAACAATTGAAGAAGGTAAATTTCATCAAGTAAAAAGAATGTTTTTAGCAGTTGGGAAAAAAGTTGTTTATTTAAAAAGAATGGCTATTGGTGGACTAAGATTAGATGAAAGCTTAGGTCTTGGTGCATATAGAGAATTAACAAAAGAAGAAATATTACTTATTGAAAGAAAAGGATTGTCTGAGTAG
- a CDS encoding RsmB/NOP family class I SAM-dependent RNA methyltransferase, giving the protein MKLPLAFTEKMEKLLGDEYNQFISTYDNDHYKGIRINTIKASVEEYLRITPFDLKPIPWIEEGFYNINYEEQDRPGKHPHYHCGLYYIQEPSAMIPVEVLDPRPGDKVLDISAAPGGKSTQIGAKLQGEGVLVANDISPKRTKALVKNIEIFGIKNSIVTNEEPRKLASNFEEYFDKILVDAPCSGEGMFRRDPKATRSWSEFSVNECCNMQKDILQWIPKLLKPGGRLVYSTCTFSPEENEGTIDWFLKKFPEFEIENIEGIEGLDVGRPQWIQANSELIKAGRAWPHKLNGEGHFVALLRKKDNPLTASFKSFSLNKKDLDEYLRFEEENLIIDFKDRLHRVGNRLYAIPCDIPELTGINVVNTGLYIGEFLKNRFEPSQALAMALKKEEVVSYVDISSESIEAIKYLKGETLLLDGEKGWKLVCIDGYPVGWGKQIQGSLKNYYRSQWRML; this is encoded by the coding sequence ATGAAGCTACCTTTAGCTTTTACAGAGAAAATGGAAAAGCTGTTGGGGGATGAATATAATCAATTTATCTCTACATATGATAATGATCATTATAAAGGTATTAGAATAAATACAATAAAAGCATCAGTAGAAGAATATTTAAGAATTACACCTTTTGATCTTAAGCCAATACCCTGGATAGAAGAAGGCTTTTACAATATAAATTATGAGGAACAAGATAGACCAGGAAAGCATCCTCATTACCATTGTGGGCTATATTATATTCAGGAGCCAAGTGCCATGATACCAGTAGAAGTATTGGATCCTAGGCCCGGTGATAAGGTCTTAGATATTAGTGCAGCTCCAGGAGGAAAATCAACTCAGATAGGTGCAAAACTCCAAGGTGAAGGAGTACTTGTAGCAAACGATATTAGTCCAAAACGTACAAAAGCATTGGTTAAGAATATAGAGATTTTTGGAATTAAGAATTCTATAGTTACAAATGAAGAGCCAAGGAAACTAGCATCAAACTTTGAAGAATATTTTGACAAGATATTAGTAGATGCACCTTGTTCAGGTGAAGGAATGTTTAGAAGAGATCCTAAGGCTACTCGAAGCTGGAGTGAATTCTCTGTTAATGAATGCTGCAATATGCAAAAAGATATTTTACAATGGATACCTAAATTATTAAAGCCAGGTGGAAGGCTTGTATATTCCACATGTACATTTTCACCAGAGGAAAATGAAGGCACAATAGACTGGTTTCTAAAGAAGTTTCCTGAATTTGAAATCGAAAATATAGAAGGCATAGAAGGATTAGACGTAGGAAGACCTCAATGGATTCAGGCCAATAGTGAATTAATAAAGGCAGGAAGAGCATGGCCTCATAAGCTTAATGGTGAAGGGCATTTTGTTGCACTGCTAAGGAAAAAGGATAATCCTCTAACTGCCTCTTTTAAATCATTTAGTTTAAATAAAAAAGATTTAGATGAATATCTAAGATTTGAAGAAGAAAATTTAATAATTGATTTTAAAGATAGACTTCATAGGGTAGGAAATAGATTATATGCTATACCATGTGACATACCGGAGCTTACTGGCATAAATGTAGTAAATACTGGCCTATATATAGGAGAGTTTCTAAAGAACAGGTTTGAACCTAGCCAGGCCCTTGCAATGGCATTAAAAAAAGAAGAAGTAGTTAGCTATGTAGACATTTCAAGTGAAAGTATTGAGGCAATTAAGTATTTAAAAGGCGAGACGCTTTTATTAGATGGAGAAAAGGGATGGAAGCTAGTGTGCATAGATGGATATCCAGTAGGATGGGGTAAACAAATTCAAGGCAGCCTTAAAAACTACTATAGAAGTCAGTGGAGAATGTTATAA
- a CDS encoding RluA family pseudouridine synthase codes for MKEILIDKNEHDQRLDRFLKKYLPNASLGFIYKMLRKKNIKLNGNKAQPEDVIKEGDAIQLYFSDETIDKFTLKPKEISKGKKLNIIYEDDNIVLINKPKGMLSHGTGKAHENNVVDSLISYLYEKKEYVPRLEKTFTPSICNRLDRNTSGLVIGAKNFTSLKLINEAIREGHIKKYYIALVKGKIDKEIELKGFLIKDEEENKVHITRKNIEGSKDINTMVKPMYTNGKYSLVEIDLITGRTHQIRVHLASIGHPVVGDLKYGDMEINKKFKNEFSLINQYLHAYKIIFNGLPEELSYLNNKELIAELDEQLANIDEKLFKNL; via the coding sequence ATGAAGGAGATATTAATAGATAAAAATGAACATGATCAGAGGCTAGATAGATTTTTAAAGAAGTACTTACCTAATGCCTCTTTAGGCTTTATATATAAGATGCTAAGGAAGAAGAATATTAAGCTTAATGGAAATAAGGCACAGCCAGAGGATGTTATTAAAGAAGGAGATGCAATACAGTTATATTTTTCAGATGAAACCATTGATAAATTTACTTTAAAGCCAAAGGAAATTAGTAAAGGTAAAAAATTAAATATTATCTATGAAGATGATAATATTGTTCTAATAAACAAGCCAAAAGGCATGTTATCACATGGAACAGGAAAAGCCCATGAGAATAATGTTGTGGATAGCTTAATTAGTTATCTCTATGAAAAAAAAGAATATGTACCAAGGCTGGAAAAGACATTTACTCCTTCAATATGCAACAGGCTTGATAGAAATACTAGCGGTCTTGTTATTGGCGCTAAAAACTTTACATCTCTTAAGCTGATTAATGAGGCTATTCGAGAAGGACACATAAAAAAATATTATATAGCTTTAGTAAAGGGGAAAATAGACAAAGAAATAGAGCTTAAAGGATTTCTTATAAAAGATGAAGAAGAAAATAAAGTACATATAACTAGGAAAAACATAGAAGGTTCAAAGGATATAAATACAATGGTGAAGCCTATGTATACCAATGGTAAATATAGTCTTGTTGAAATTGATTTGATTACTGGCAGAACTCACCAGATAAGGGTTCATTTAGCCTCTATAGGTCATCCGGTAGTAGGTGATTTAAAGTATGGAGATATGGAAATAAACAAAAAGTTTAAGAATGAGTTTAGCCTAATAAACCAGTATTTACATGCTTATAAAATTATTTTTAATGGACTTCCAGAAGAATTATCTTACCTTAACAATAAGGAGTTAATTGCAGAGCTTGACGAACAGCTTGCAAATATTGATGAGAAATTGTTTAAAAATCTTTAA
- a CDS encoding helix-turn-helix domain-containing protein, whose product MLTLKEVSKILGVGTQTVTEWSDKGKIEFISIDGEYYFTRDSIDSFISETGIKLVEPTVLNVEKIMNKHYEEKNILTPEEIENLLKEEQKK is encoded by the coding sequence ATGTTAACACTTAAAGAAGTATCTAAAATTCTTGGAGTAGGTACACAAACAGTGACTGAGTGGTCTGACAAAGGAAAAATTGAATTTATATCTATTGATGGTGAGTACTATTTCACGAGAGATTCTATAGATTCCTTTATTTCAGAAACAGGTATTAAACTAGTTGAGCCTACGGTTCTCAATGTTGAAAAGATAATGAATAAGCACTATGAAGAAAAGAATATTCTAACTCCTGAAGAGATAGAAAACCTATTAAAAGAAGAACAGAAAAAATAG